The following are encoded in a window of Kogia breviceps isolate mKogBre1 chromosome 12, mKogBre1 haplotype 1, whole genome shotgun sequence genomic DNA:
- the TNS2 gene encoding tensin-2 isoform X9, whose amino-acid sequence MKGKWLPPPGRFQEAPGQAPALFGPHGRHPRQPDTMKSSGPVERLLRALGRRDSSRATNRPRKTEPHSFREKVFRKKAPVCAVCKVTIDGTGVSCRVCKVATHRKCEAKVTSSCQALPPTELRRNTAPVRRIEHLGSTKSLNYSKQRSTLPRLRLLPRSFSLDPLMERRWDLDLTYVTERILAAAFPARPDEQRHRGHLRELAHVLQSKHRDKYLLFNLSEKRHDLTHLNPKVQDFGWPELHAPPLDKLCSICKAMEMWLSADPQHVVVLYCKGSKGKLGVIVSAYMHYSKISAGADQALATLTMRKFCEDKVASELQPSQHRYISYFSGLLSGSIRMNSSPLFLHYVLVPMLPAFEPGMGFQPFLKIYQSMQLVYTSGIYHVTGPGPQQLCISLEPALLLKGDVMVTCYHRGSRGTDRTLVFRVQFHTCTIHGPRLTFPKDQLDEAWTDERFPFQASVEFVFSSSPEKIKGSTPRNEPSVSVDYNTAEPAVRWDSYENFNLHHEDSVDDSVIHTRGPLDGSPYAQVQRAPRQTPPAPSPELPPPPLLSVSSDSGHSSTLTTEPAAESPGRPPPTAAERQELERLLGGCGVAAGGRGAGRETAILDDEEQPPAGGGPRLGMYSGHRPGLSRHCSCRQGYREPCGVPNGGYYRPEGTLERRRLAFGAYEGPPQGYAEASVEKRRLCRSLSEGPYPYLPELGKPANGDFGYRAPGYREVVILEDPGLPALCSCPACEEKLALPTAALYGLRLEREAGEGWANEAGKSLLHPVRPGHPLPLLVPACGHHHAPVPDYSCLKPPKAGEEGHEGCSYAMCPEGRYGHPGYPALVTYSYGGAVPSYCPAYGRAPHSCGSPGEGRRYPSSGAHSPRAGSISPGSPPYPQSRNLSYEIPAEEGGDRYPPPGHLVPAGPLASAESPEPVSWREGPSGHSTLPRSPRDAQCSASSELSGPSTPLHTSSPVQGKESARRQDTRSPTLAPTQRLSPGEALPPASQGGAERAPELPARSGPEPPAPGPFSPASPPSSPNDWPQERSPGGRSDSASPRGPVPTTLPGLRHTPWQALRDSPDSPDGSPLTPVPTQMPWLVASPEPPRSSPIPAFPLAASYDISGPTQPPLPEKRHLLGPGPQPGPWGPEQASPPARGTSHHVTFAPLLPDNAPHPPEPPMQESQSNVKFVQDTSKFWYKPHLSRDQAIALLKDKDPGAFLIRDSHSFQGAYGLALKVATPPPSAQPWKGDPLEQLVRHFLIETGPKGVKIKGCPSEPYFGSLSALVSQHSISPLSLPCCLRIPSKDPLEEAPEAPVPANMSTAADLLRQGAGLSPGHHADRQPEEVSALLSPPLSSEQHHLRQH is encoded by the exons ATGAAG GGGAAGTGGCTGCCTCCGCCAGGCCGCTTCCAGGAAGCCCCGGGCCAGGCCCCAGCATTGTTCGGGCCCCACGGCCGGCACCCCAGGCAGCCGGACACCATGAAGTCCAGCGGCCCAGTGGAGAGGCTGCTCAGAGccctggggaggagggacagCAGCCGGGCCACCAACAGG CCTAGGAAAACTGAGCCACATAGCTTCCGGGAGAAGGTTTTCCGGAAGAAAGCACCGGTCTGTGCAGTGTGTAAGGTGACCATCGATGGGACAGGCGTCTCGTGCCGAG TCTGCAAGGTGGCGACACACAGAAAATGTGAAGCAAAG GTGACTTCCTCCTGTCAGGCCTTGCCTCCCACGGAGCTG CGGAGAAACACGGCCCCTGTGAGGCGCATAGAGCACCTG GGATCCACCAAGTCTCTGAACTACTCAAAGCAACGCAGCACTCTGCCCAG GCTTCGCCTCCTCCCCAGGAGCTTCAGCCTGGATCCTCTCATGGAGCGCCGCTGGGACTTGGACCTCACCTACGTGACTGAGCGGATCCTGGCCGCCGCCTTCCCCGCGCGGCCCGACGAGCAGCGACACCGAGGCCACCTGCGCGAACTGGCTCACGTGCTGCAATCCAAGCACCGCGACAAGTACCTG CTCTTCAACCTTTCAGAGAAAAGACATGACCTGACCCACCTAAACCCCAAG GTCCAGGACTTTGGCTGGCCTGAGCTGCACGCGCCCCCACTGGACAAGCTGTGCTCCATCTGCAAAGCCATGGAGATGTGGCTCAGTGCCGACCCGCAGCACGTGGTCGTACTGTACTGCAAG GGGAGCAAGGGTAAGCTCGGGGTCATCGTCTCTGCCTACATGCACTACAGCAAGATCTCTGCAGG GGCAGACCAGGCGCTGGCTACCCTTACCATGAGGAAGTTCTGTGAGGACAAGGTGGCCTCGGAGCTGCAGCCCTCCCAGCACCG GTATATCAGCTACTTCAGTGGTCTGCTGTCCGGCTCCATCAGAATGAACAGCAGCCCCCTCTTCCTGCACTATGTGCTCGTGCCCATGCTGCCAGCCTTTGAACCTGGCATGG GTTTCCAGCCCTTCCTCAAGATCTACCAGTCCATGCAGCTTGTCTACACATCTGGAATCTA tcATGTCACAGGCCCTGGTCCCCAGCAGCTTTGCATTAGCCTGGAGCCAGCTCTCCTCCTCAAAGGCGATGTCATG gTGACGTGCTATCACAGGGGTAGCCGGGGGACTGACCGGACCCTCGTGTTCCGAGTCCAGTTCCACACGTGTACTATCCATGGACCACGGCTCACCTTCCCCAAGGACCAGCTGGACGAGGCCTGGACCG ACGAGAGGTTCCCCTTCCAAGCCTCGGTGGAGTTCGTCTTCTCCTCTAGCCCAGAGAAGATCAAAG GCAGCACGCCACGGAACGAGCCCTCGGTCTCTGTTGACTACAACACGGCAGAGCCTGCCGTGCGCTGGGACTCCTACGAGAACTTCAACCTGCACCACGAAGACAGTgtggatg ACTCCGTCATCCATACCCGGGGACCCCTGGATGGCAGTCCTTACGCCCAGGTGCAGCGGGCCCCCCGCCAGACCCCGCCGGCGCCCTCTCCGGagctgcccccgcccccgctgcTCTCTGTCAGCAGCGATTCTGGCCATTCATCCACGCTGACCACCGAGCCAGCCGCTGAGTCCCCTGGCCGGCCACCCCCGACAGCTGCCGAGAGGCAGGAGCTGGAGCGCCTCCTGGGGGGCTGTGGAGTGGCCGCTGGGGGCCGGGGAGCTGGGCGTGAGACGGCCATCCTCGatgatgaagagcagcccccggcGGGCGGAGGCCCCCGCCTTGGAATGTATTCGGGAcacaggcctggcctcagccGCCACTGCTCCTGCCGCCAGGGCTACCGGGAACCCTGCGGGGTCCCCAATGGGGGCTACTACCGGCCAGAGGGGACCCTGGAGAGGCGGCGGCTGGCCTTCGGGGCCTACGAGGGGCCCCCACAGGGCTATGCTGAGGCCTCCGTGGAGAAGAGGCGCCTCTGCCGATCGCTGTCCGAGGGGCCGTACCCTTACCTGCCTGAGCTGGGGAAACCGGCCAATGGGGACTTCGGCTACCGCGCCCCAGGCTACCGGGAGGTGGTGATCCTGGAGGACCCTGGGCTGCCTGCCCTGTGCTCATGCCCCGCCTGTGAGGAGAAGCTAGCGCTGCCCACGGCAGCCCTCTATGGGCTGCGCCTggagagggaggctggagaggggtGGGCGAATGAGGCTGGCAAGTCCCTCCTGCACCCGGTGCGACCTGGGCACCCGCTGCCCCTGCTGGTGCCTGCCTGCGGGCACCACCATGCCCCAGTGCCTGACTACAGCTGCCTGAAGCCACCCAAGGCAGGCGAGGAAGGGCATGAGGGCTGCTCCTATGCCATGTGCCCCGAAGGCAGGTATGGGCATCCAGGGTACCCTGCCCTGGTGACATACAGCTATGGAGGAGCGGTTCCCAGTTACTGCCCAGCGTATGGCCGGGCGCCTCACAGCTGCGGGTCTCCAGGTGAGGGCAGAAGGTATCCCAGCTCTGGTGCCCACTCCCCCCGGGCTGGCTCCATTTCCCCCGGCAGCCCGCCCTACCCCCAATCCAGGAACCTCAGCTACGAGATCcctgcagaggagggaggggacaggtATCCGCCGCCCGGGCACCTGGTCCCAGCAGGACCCTTGGCATCTGCAG AGTCGCCGGAGCCCGTGTCCTGGAGGGAGGGCCCCAGTGGGCACAGCACCCTGCCTCGGTCTCCCCGAGATGCCCAGTGCAGTGCCTCTTCTGAGCTGTCTGGTCCCTCCACGCCCCTGCACACCAGCAGCCCAGTCCAGGGCAAGGAGAG CGCCCGACGGCAGGACACTAGGTCCCCCACCTTGGCGCCCACTCAGAGACTGAGTCCCGGAGAGGCCTTGCCACCTGCCTCCCAGGGAGGAGCTGAAAGAGCTCCAGAGCTGCCAGCAAGAAGTGGGCCTGAGCCTCCGGCCCCTGGtcccttctccccagcctccccgccCAGCTCACCCAACGACTGGCCTCAGGAGAGGAGCCCGGGGGGCCGTTCGGACAGCGCCAGTCCGAGGGGCCCTGTACCCACCACCCTGCCCGGCCTCCGCCACACCCCCTGGCAGGCCCTTCGAGACTCCCCGGACAGCCCAGACGGGTCCCCCCTCACCCCTGTGCCTACTCAGATGCCCTGGCTTGTGGCCAGCCCAGAGCCGCCTAGGAGCTCACCCATACCTGCCTTCCCTCTGGCTGCATCTTATGACATCAGtggccccacccagcccccactTCCCGAGAAGCGCCACCTGCTGGGGCCTGGGCCACAGCCGGGACCCTGGGGCCCAGAGCAGGCATCACCACCAGCCAGAGGCACGAGTCACCATGTCACTTTTGCACCTCTGCTCCCGGATAATGCCCCCCATCCCCCAG AGCCCCCTATGCAAGAGAGCCAGAGCAACGTCAAGTTTGTCCAGGATACGTCCAAGTTCTGGTATAAGCCACACCTGTCCCGTGACCAAG CCATTGCCCTGCTGAAGGACAAGGACCCTGGGGCCTTCTTGATCAGGGACAGTCATTCATTCCAAGGAGCCTATGGGCTGGCTCTCAAGGTGGCTACGCCCCCACCCAGCGCCCAGCCCTGGAAAG gggaCCCCTTGGAACAGCTGGTCCGCCATTTTCTCATTGAGACTGGGCCCAAAGGGGTGAAGATCAAGGGCTGCCCCAGCGAGCCCTACTTTG GCAGCCTGTCGGCCCTGGTCTCCCAGCACTCCATCTCCCCGctgtccctgccctgctgcctgCGCATTCCCAGCAAAG ATCCTCTGGAGGAGGCCCCAGAGGCCCCAGTGCCCGCCAACATGAGCACAGCAGCAGACCTTCTGCGTCAGGGCGCCG GTCTCAGCCCAGGGCATCACGCTGACAGACAACCAGAGGAAGTGAGT GCTCTTCTTTCGCCGCCATTATCCAGTGAACAGCATCACCTTCGCCAGCACTGA
- the TNS2 gene encoding tensin-2 isoform X10 → MKGKWLPPPGRFQEAPGQAPALFGPHGRHPRQPDTMKSSGPVERLLRALGRRDSSRATNRPRKTEPHSFREKVFRKKAPVCAVCKVTIDGTGVSCRVCKVATHRKCEAKVTSSCQALPPTELRRNTAPVRRIEHLGSTKSLNYSKQRSTLPRLRLLPRSFSLDPLMERRWDLDLTYVTERILAAAFPARPDEQRHRGHLRELAHVLQSKHRDKYLLFNLSEKRHDLTHLNPKVQDFGWPELHAPPLDKLCSICKAMEMWLSADPQHVVVLYCKGSKGKLGVIVSAYMHYSKISAGADQALATLTMRKFCEDKVASELQPSQHRYISYFSGLLSGSIRMNSSPLFLHYVLVPMLPAFEPGMGFQPFLKIYQSMQLVYTSGIYHVTGPGPQQLCISLEPALLLKGDVMVTCYHRGSRGTDRTLVFRVQFHTCTIHGPRLTFPKDQLDEAWTDERFPFQASVEFVFSSSPEKIKGSTPRNEPSVSVDYNTAEPAVRWDSYENFNLHHEDSVDDSVIHTRGPLDGSPYAQVQRAPRQTPPAPSPELPPPPLLSVSSDSGHSSTLTTEPAAESPGRPPPTAAERQELERLLGGCGVAAGGRGAGRETAILDDEEQPPAGGGPRLGMYSGHRPGLSRHCSCRQGYREPCGVPNGGYYRPEGTLERRRLAFGAYEGPPQGYAEASVEKRRLCRSLSEGPYPYLPELGKPANGDFGYRAPGYREVVILEDPGLPALCSCPACEEKLALPTAALYGLRLEREAGEGWANEAGKSLLHPVRPGHPLPLLVPACGHHHAPVPDYSCLKPPKAGEEGHEGCSYAMCPEGRYGHPGYPALVTYSYGGAVPSYCPAYGRAPHSCGSPGEGRRYPSSGAHSPRAGSISPGSPPYPQSRNLSYEIPAEEGGDRYPPPGHLVPAGPLASAESPEPVSWREGPSGHSTLPRSPRDAQCSASSELSGPSTPLHTSSPVQGKESARRQDTRSPTLAPTQRLSPGEALPPASQGGAERAPELPARSGPEPPAPGPFSPASPPSSPNDWPQERSPGGRSDSASPRGPVPTTLPGLRHTPWQALRDSPDSPDGSPLTPVPTQMPWLVASPEPPRSSPIPAFPLAASYDISGPTQPPLPEKRHLLGPGPQPGPWGPEQASPPARGTSHHVTFAPLLPDNAPHPPEPPMQESQSNVKFVQDTSKFWYKPHLSRDQAIALLKDKDPGAFLIRDSHSFQGAYGLALKVATPPPSAQPWKGDPLEQLVRHFLIETGPKGVKIKGCPSEPYFGSLSALVSQHSISPLSLPCCLRIPSKDPLEEAPEAPVPANMSTAADLLRQGAGLSPGHHADRQPEEALLSPPLSSEQHHLRQH, encoded by the exons ATGAAG GGGAAGTGGCTGCCTCCGCCAGGCCGCTTCCAGGAAGCCCCGGGCCAGGCCCCAGCATTGTTCGGGCCCCACGGCCGGCACCCCAGGCAGCCGGACACCATGAAGTCCAGCGGCCCAGTGGAGAGGCTGCTCAGAGccctggggaggagggacagCAGCCGGGCCACCAACAGG CCTAGGAAAACTGAGCCACATAGCTTCCGGGAGAAGGTTTTCCGGAAGAAAGCACCGGTCTGTGCAGTGTGTAAGGTGACCATCGATGGGACAGGCGTCTCGTGCCGAG TCTGCAAGGTGGCGACACACAGAAAATGTGAAGCAAAG GTGACTTCCTCCTGTCAGGCCTTGCCTCCCACGGAGCTG CGGAGAAACACGGCCCCTGTGAGGCGCATAGAGCACCTG GGATCCACCAAGTCTCTGAACTACTCAAAGCAACGCAGCACTCTGCCCAG GCTTCGCCTCCTCCCCAGGAGCTTCAGCCTGGATCCTCTCATGGAGCGCCGCTGGGACTTGGACCTCACCTACGTGACTGAGCGGATCCTGGCCGCCGCCTTCCCCGCGCGGCCCGACGAGCAGCGACACCGAGGCCACCTGCGCGAACTGGCTCACGTGCTGCAATCCAAGCACCGCGACAAGTACCTG CTCTTCAACCTTTCAGAGAAAAGACATGACCTGACCCACCTAAACCCCAAG GTCCAGGACTTTGGCTGGCCTGAGCTGCACGCGCCCCCACTGGACAAGCTGTGCTCCATCTGCAAAGCCATGGAGATGTGGCTCAGTGCCGACCCGCAGCACGTGGTCGTACTGTACTGCAAG GGGAGCAAGGGTAAGCTCGGGGTCATCGTCTCTGCCTACATGCACTACAGCAAGATCTCTGCAGG GGCAGACCAGGCGCTGGCTACCCTTACCATGAGGAAGTTCTGTGAGGACAAGGTGGCCTCGGAGCTGCAGCCCTCCCAGCACCG GTATATCAGCTACTTCAGTGGTCTGCTGTCCGGCTCCATCAGAATGAACAGCAGCCCCCTCTTCCTGCACTATGTGCTCGTGCCCATGCTGCCAGCCTTTGAACCTGGCATGG GTTTCCAGCCCTTCCTCAAGATCTACCAGTCCATGCAGCTTGTCTACACATCTGGAATCTA tcATGTCACAGGCCCTGGTCCCCAGCAGCTTTGCATTAGCCTGGAGCCAGCTCTCCTCCTCAAAGGCGATGTCATG gTGACGTGCTATCACAGGGGTAGCCGGGGGACTGACCGGACCCTCGTGTTCCGAGTCCAGTTCCACACGTGTACTATCCATGGACCACGGCTCACCTTCCCCAAGGACCAGCTGGACGAGGCCTGGACCG ACGAGAGGTTCCCCTTCCAAGCCTCGGTGGAGTTCGTCTTCTCCTCTAGCCCAGAGAAGATCAAAG GCAGCACGCCACGGAACGAGCCCTCGGTCTCTGTTGACTACAACACGGCAGAGCCTGCCGTGCGCTGGGACTCCTACGAGAACTTCAACCTGCACCACGAAGACAGTgtggatg ACTCCGTCATCCATACCCGGGGACCCCTGGATGGCAGTCCTTACGCCCAGGTGCAGCGGGCCCCCCGCCAGACCCCGCCGGCGCCCTCTCCGGagctgcccccgcccccgctgcTCTCTGTCAGCAGCGATTCTGGCCATTCATCCACGCTGACCACCGAGCCAGCCGCTGAGTCCCCTGGCCGGCCACCCCCGACAGCTGCCGAGAGGCAGGAGCTGGAGCGCCTCCTGGGGGGCTGTGGAGTGGCCGCTGGGGGCCGGGGAGCTGGGCGTGAGACGGCCATCCTCGatgatgaagagcagcccccggcGGGCGGAGGCCCCCGCCTTGGAATGTATTCGGGAcacaggcctggcctcagccGCCACTGCTCCTGCCGCCAGGGCTACCGGGAACCCTGCGGGGTCCCCAATGGGGGCTACTACCGGCCAGAGGGGACCCTGGAGAGGCGGCGGCTGGCCTTCGGGGCCTACGAGGGGCCCCCACAGGGCTATGCTGAGGCCTCCGTGGAGAAGAGGCGCCTCTGCCGATCGCTGTCCGAGGGGCCGTACCCTTACCTGCCTGAGCTGGGGAAACCGGCCAATGGGGACTTCGGCTACCGCGCCCCAGGCTACCGGGAGGTGGTGATCCTGGAGGACCCTGGGCTGCCTGCCCTGTGCTCATGCCCCGCCTGTGAGGAGAAGCTAGCGCTGCCCACGGCAGCCCTCTATGGGCTGCGCCTggagagggaggctggagaggggtGGGCGAATGAGGCTGGCAAGTCCCTCCTGCACCCGGTGCGACCTGGGCACCCGCTGCCCCTGCTGGTGCCTGCCTGCGGGCACCACCATGCCCCAGTGCCTGACTACAGCTGCCTGAAGCCACCCAAGGCAGGCGAGGAAGGGCATGAGGGCTGCTCCTATGCCATGTGCCCCGAAGGCAGGTATGGGCATCCAGGGTACCCTGCCCTGGTGACATACAGCTATGGAGGAGCGGTTCCCAGTTACTGCCCAGCGTATGGCCGGGCGCCTCACAGCTGCGGGTCTCCAGGTGAGGGCAGAAGGTATCCCAGCTCTGGTGCCCACTCCCCCCGGGCTGGCTCCATTTCCCCCGGCAGCCCGCCCTACCCCCAATCCAGGAACCTCAGCTACGAGATCcctgcagaggagggaggggacaggtATCCGCCGCCCGGGCACCTGGTCCCAGCAGGACCCTTGGCATCTGCAG AGTCGCCGGAGCCCGTGTCCTGGAGGGAGGGCCCCAGTGGGCACAGCACCCTGCCTCGGTCTCCCCGAGATGCCCAGTGCAGTGCCTCTTCTGAGCTGTCTGGTCCCTCCACGCCCCTGCACACCAGCAGCCCAGTCCAGGGCAAGGAGAG CGCCCGACGGCAGGACACTAGGTCCCCCACCTTGGCGCCCACTCAGAGACTGAGTCCCGGAGAGGCCTTGCCACCTGCCTCCCAGGGAGGAGCTGAAAGAGCTCCAGAGCTGCCAGCAAGAAGTGGGCCTGAGCCTCCGGCCCCTGGtcccttctccccagcctccccgccCAGCTCACCCAACGACTGGCCTCAGGAGAGGAGCCCGGGGGGCCGTTCGGACAGCGCCAGTCCGAGGGGCCCTGTACCCACCACCCTGCCCGGCCTCCGCCACACCCCCTGGCAGGCCCTTCGAGACTCCCCGGACAGCCCAGACGGGTCCCCCCTCACCCCTGTGCCTACTCAGATGCCCTGGCTTGTGGCCAGCCCAGAGCCGCCTAGGAGCTCACCCATACCTGCCTTCCCTCTGGCTGCATCTTATGACATCAGtggccccacccagcccccactTCCCGAGAAGCGCCACCTGCTGGGGCCTGGGCCACAGCCGGGACCCTGGGGCCCAGAGCAGGCATCACCACCAGCCAGAGGCACGAGTCACCATGTCACTTTTGCACCTCTGCTCCCGGATAATGCCCCCCATCCCCCAG AGCCCCCTATGCAAGAGAGCCAGAGCAACGTCAAGTTTGTCCAGGATACGTCCAAGTTCTGGTATAAGCCACACCTGTCCCGTGACCAAG CCATTGCCCTGCTGAAGGACAAGGACCCTGGGGCCTTCTTGATCAGGGACAGTCATTCATTCCAAGGAGCCTATGGGCTGGCTCTCAAGGTGGCTACGCCCCCACCCAGCGCCCAGCCCTGGAAAG gggaCCCCTTGGAACAGCTGGTCCGCCATTTTCTCATTGAGACTGGGCCCAAAGGGGTGAAGATCAAGGGCTGCCCCAGCGAGCCCTACTTTG GCAGCCTGTCGGCCCTGGTCTCCCAGCACTCCATCTCCCCGctgtccctgccctgctgcctgCGCATTCCCAGCAAAG ATCCTCTGGAGGAGGCCCCAGAGGCCCCAGTGCCCGCCAACATGAGCACAGCAGCAGACCTTCTGCGTCAGGGCGCCG GTCTCAGCCCAGGGCATCACGCTGACAGACAACCAGAGGAA GCTCTTCTTTCGCCGCCATTATCCAGTGAACAGCATCACCTTCGCCAGCACTGA